Proteins from a genomic interval of Rubinisphaera italica:
- a CDS encoding diaminopimelate decarboxylase gives MSQPAQLKFLTEDQVRQIASSHDLPLYVYSKSKLDENAKKLTSWQAPYGVTLRFAMKANPFPEVIAQIYSHGIGIDASSGYEAEVAMQAGVKPADIQITSQQMPDDLEELIKQGVKFNACSLHQLETYGKIAPSTSVGVRINPGKGTGEGLNNRLTTAGVAASFGIWHEYIDQVHELAKTYDLTIDMVHTHAGTGGDPDKWLEVTTRNMEIVEKFPTATKTSIGGGFKVGRMPGEKSAQIDVISPPIAKLLEEFHERTGRKIHLEVEPGSFLVVNIGALITEIIDIKDTGSEGYNFILINAGMTEILRPSLYGAQHPLVVVPREDRPAGEVVDYAVSGHCCESGDMLTVAEGDPERLEPRSLQKAELGDYLIVEDVGAYCAGMRAGSYNSFPLTKEVMVD, from the coding sequence ATGTCGCAGCCAGCCCAATTGAAGTTTTTGACTGAAGATCAAGTCCGCCAAATCGCTTCCAGCCACGATTTGCCGTTGTATGTCTATTCCAAGAGCAAACTCGATGAAAATGCGAAAAAGCTGACGTCGTGGCAGGCGCCTTATGGGGTGACGCTTCGATTTGCCATGAAAGCGAATCCGTTTCCTGAGGTGATTGCTCAGATCTATTCGCACGGAATCGGAATCGATGCCAGCTCAGGCTACGAGGCTGAAGTCGCCATGCAGGCGGGCGTAAAACCAGCAGACATTCAGATCACTTCGCAGCAGATGCCGGATGATCTTGAGGAACTGATCAAGCAGGGCGTGAAGTTCAATGCCTGTTCGCTGCATCAATTGGAAACCTACGGCAAAATTGCTCCCAGCACTTCCGTCGGCGTGCGAATCAATCCCGGCAAGGGGACGGGCGAAGGACTCAATAATCGTCTCACCACAGCCGGAGTCGCGGCTAGCTTTGGGATCTGGCATGAATACATTGATCAGGTACATGAGCTGGCCAAAACGTATGATCTGACCATCGATATGGTGCACACCCATGCCGGCACAGGTGGCGATCCCGATAAATGGCTCGAAGTGACAACACGAAACATGGAAATCGTCGAGAAGTTTCCGACGGCGACCAAAACCAGCATTGGCGGCGGCTTCAAAGTCGGACGGATGCCGGGCGAAAAGTCGGCTCAGATCGATGTGATCTCTCCGCCAATCGCAAAACTGCTGGAGGAGTTTCATGAAAGAACCGGCCGCAAGATTCATCTGGAAGTCGAGCCGGGCTCGTTTCTGGTGGTCAATATCGGCGCCCTCATCACCGAAATCATCGACATTAAAGACACCGGCAGCGAAGGCTACAACTTCATCCTGATCAACGCAGGCATGACCGAAATCCTCCGCCCGTCCCTTTACGGAGCCCAGCATCCTCTCGTCGTCGTTCCCAGAGAAGACAGACCCGCTGGTGAGGTGGTCGATTACGCAGTCAGTGGTCATTGCTGCGAAAGCGGCGACATGCTGACAGTCGCAGAGGGCGATCCCGAACGTCTCGAACCAAGATCACTGCAAAAAGCAGAACTCGGCGATTATCTCATCGTCGAAGACGTCGGCGCCTACTGCGCAGGAATGCGAGCCGGTTCTTACAATTCGTTTCCGCTGACCAAAGAGGTTATGGTTGATTAA
- a CDS encoding DUF2306 domain-containing protein, whose translation MSVQSYDLLQRILAVFSILLIVKVTIGIVLGYNFYLPPDFNSDFLRGREDYFYGVYCWAFYVHIISGPITLFLGLLLLSEPLRNAYPHWHRCMGRCQGLIALFLLAPSGLWMSQYASGGTAATISLALLSCLTAVAVGLGWNAALQRRFELHRRWMLRSYLMICSAVVLRLLGGLGSLLGEVPSWYDPATTWLSWLVPLIIFEIYQARNPKSKPYRKS comes from the coding sequence ATGTCAGTTCAGTCCTACGATTTACTGCAGCGTATATTGGCAGTGTTCTCAATTTTATTAATTGTCAAAGTGACGATTGGCATCGTGCTGGGATATAATTTTTATCTGCCTCCTGACTTCAATTCTGATTTTCTTCGTGGACGGGAAGATTATTTCTATGGCGTTTATTGCTGGGCGTTCTATGTCCACATCATTTCCGGGCCAATCACATTATTTTTGGGCTTATTGTTACTTAGCGAACCACTTCGCAATGCTTATCCACATTGGCATCGCTGCATGGGACGGTGTCAGGGGCTAATCGCTCTGTTTTTGTTGGCCCCCAGTGGGCTTTGGATGTCGCAGTACGCTTCCGGGGGAACGGCAGCAACAATCAGTTTAGCGTTACTGAGTTGTCTGACAGCAGTCGCTGTAGGGTTGGGATGGAATGCCGCGTTGCAACGTCGGTTCGAACTTCACCGCCGCTGGATGTTGCGAAGCTACCTAATGATCTGCTCTGCGGTCGTGCTGCGTCTACTGGGTGGACTGGGAAGTTTACTTGGAGAGGTGCCTTCGTGGTATGATCCCGCTACAACGTGGTTAAGCTGGCTTGTGCCTCTGATAATTTTTGAAATCTATCAGGCTCGGAATCCAAAATCGAAGCCGTATCGGAAGAGCTGA
- a CDS encoding DUF1559 family PulG-like putative transporter → MNSNFSKKAEGFDSEKCRAGLKVVEVGIAVLIVGVLIALMLPGTRRAGPAARRSQCVNNLRNIGIALYNYADTYGTLPPAYTVDAQGHRLHSWRTLLLPFLNNVALYRQIDLNQPWDSPANLKAFNTTPDIYRCPESSSPATHTSYLAIVTTDSCIQATEGRELNTISNGDGLAQTLLIVEMPEEDAVHWMAPQDASEASFLKISNDSRLPHQSGMNVLFADGRVTFLSAEISQDILRALITATSEDNEILYHEGF, encoded by the coding sequence ATGAATAGCAACTTTTCGAAAAAAGCAGAAGGATTTGATTCTGAGAAATGTCGAGCCGGTTTGAAAGTGGTTGAAGTTGGCATCGCCGTACTCATTGTTGGAGTCCTTATTGCTTTAATGCTGCCGGGCACCCGGAGGGCGGGTCCAGCGGCTCGAAGATCACAGTGCGTAAATAACCTGAGAAATATTGGAATTGCTCTGTATAACTATGCAGACACTTACGGTACTCTGCCACCAGCATACACGGTTGACGCCCAGGGCCATCGATTGCACAGCTGGCGTACTTTACTCCTCCCGTTCCTAAATAATGTAGCCTTGTATCGTCAAATTGACCTCAACCAGCCATGGGACAGCCCGGCAAACTTGAAGGCCTTCAATACGACTCCTGACATTTATCGATGCCCTGAATCCAGTAGCCCTGCTACACATACTTCATATTTAGCGATCGTGACGACGGACAGTTGTATTCAAGCCACTGAAGGAAGGGAGTTGAACACAATCTCCAATGGAGACGGACTTGCCCAAACTCTTTTAATTGTCGAAATGCCTGAAGAAGACGCCGTCCATTGGATGGCCCCTCAAGACGCAAGCGAAGCTTCTTTCCTGAAAATTTCCAATGATTCTCGCTTACCACATCAATCTGGAATGAACGTGCTCTTCGCCGATGGCCGTGTAACATTTCTTAGTGCAGAAATTTCGCAAGATATTTTACGCGCATTGATCACTGCCACCAGCGAGGACAATGAGATATTATATCATGAGGGCTTTTAA
- a CDS encoding DEAD/DEAH box helicase has product MSVEQFHPLVAKWFAEKFEQPSEPQRLGWPAIAAGKHALIAAPTGSGKTLTAFLAIIDRLFRLALAGKLKDEINCIYISPLRALSNDMQKNLTEPLREIRELAQQEGYNVPEIRIGLRTGDTPAKDRVAMIKKPPQIVVTTPESLYLLLTAEKSRERLGTTQTLIIDEIHAMLPDKRGAHLALSLERLESICERPLQRIGLSATQKPIELVADFLLGTRDRSTPLRSVDWEIDRNKVSEEKQKRLFKNNSDEAERIPDSSQTRTLEIINIGHARDLDLGIEIPPSPLSAICSHEQWAEVNTRVIELVNSHRSTLIFVNTRRMAERVSHQLTELLGEDQVSSHHGSLSADIRLDTEQRLKTGQLKAVVATASLELGIDVGYIDLVIQLGSPDGISKFLQRIGRSGHALGLTPKGRLFALTRDELVECMGLIRAVRSGRLDVICCRNAPLDVLAQQLVAEVAATEWETDNLFELFRRAWPYQKLERKDFDDVVEYLSEGITHQTGRSRTYLHHDQIQKRVRPRRSARLVAVNNAGSIPDIGSYRVVAEPENVVVGSLDEDFAVESQAGDVFLLGNTSWRLKGIRGNDAIVIDAQGAPPSVPFWRGESPGRTLELSEEVSRLREEMEAKLIAGESKADIAKWLKKETHCCDFGAEQITEYVAAQRAALGLVPTHKRIVFERFFDETGGMQLVVHAPFGSRITRAWGFAMRKRFCRSFDFELQATADDDGFILTLGPQHSFPIESLFPMLTAANAYKLLEQALIYVPTFQLRWRWNLNTALIVERRKAGKRVPPALQRFRSDDLLTAVFPKLTGCQEEHVGDHEIPEHPLVKQTMEDCFNEALNFNELVNILGRVEKGEITFVAKETREPSPFCYELLNANPYAFLDGGEAIDRRARAVGTRRSVTVESVSDLSRLDPLAIERVLEEASPVVRDADELHDYLLTRILLPKNEGQLWSDMMQQLQEQHRVTLITVENHQFYIPAEKLLIAQVLWPELEMEPEVTAPERAKPPAATTEARVEILRGWMEYLGPVTTKEITAQLGWTESQADATFEALEGEGLVLRGKFRESSQSFSEDNTVNPPSETLNHPEWCHRRLLARIHRLTLEGLRKQIEPVDVATYMRFLFRHHGFHPSTRREGAEGLYETITQLQGFDLPAGYWERDLLKYRVRDYSSAWLDELCMTGEISWGRLYPNPKPIEGKGRPLKTLSRNSLIALFRRDDAHWLLPERSSLPTDNLSGVAQDLLMVLQRQGAMFAGDIEYAAQLLPTQLTDALGELISRGWITSDGFAGLRGLIGQSRSTGNVSYPRRMTGGRRPKTLAGRAGRWSLWRRDDELDDPEKMRGRVEAWAWQLLHRWGVVFRDLLEREQGAPRWYELVQCYRRLEARGEIRGGRFIRGVAGEQYASADTVGQLRKLRDENLDGEELVMLNAVDPLNLAGVLTTQTRVPALANNRVVYWRGEAVVGIQKKQFRLLKALTTENALILAKLLDFSPGEIAAARREYVKQNPAPIETVIATEKEPALF; this is encoded by the coding sequence ATGTCGGTTGAACAATTTCATCCTCTGGTTGCCAAGTGGTTTGCGGAAAAGTTTGAGCAGCCTTCCGAGCCACAACGTCTTGGCTGGCCAGCAATTGCGGCTGGCAAGCACGCTCTGATCGCCGCTCCGACCGGTTCCGGAAAAACGCTCACTGCTTTTCTGGCGATTATTGATCGTCTCTTTCGCCTTGCTCTCGCGGGCAAGCTGAAGGATGAGATCAATTGCATATACATTTCGCCACTGCGGGCACTTTCCAATGATATGCAAAAGAATCTGACGGAGCCGCTGCGGGAAATACGCGAGCTGGCTCAGCAGGAAGGCTACAACGTTCCCGAAATTCGTATCGGATTGAGAACCGGCGACACACCTGCCAAAGACCGCGTGGCGATGATCAAAAAGCCACCTCAAATTGTGGTCACGACGCCAGAATCGCTCTACCTCTTATTAACAGCTGAAAAAAGCCGCGAGCGGCTCGGGACCACGCAAACCTTAATCATTGATGAAATTCACGCGATGCTGCCCGATAAACGGGGCGCCCATCTGGCATTATCGCTCGAACGGCTCGAATCGATTTGTGAACGACCTCTGCAGAGAATCGGTTTGTCTGCCACGCAAAAGCCGATTGAACTGGTTGCAGACTTTCTGCTGGGTACGCGAGATCGTTCCACTCCACTTCGCAGTGTCGACTGGGAAATCGATCGTAATAAAGTGTCGGAAGAAAAACAGAAGCGATTGTTTAAAAATAATTCCGATGAGGCAGAACGGATACCAGATTCATCTCAAACCCGAACTCTGGAAATCATTAATATCGGGCATGCGCGGGATTTAGATCTCGGAATCGAAATTCCTCCCAGTCCGCTCTCTGCAATTTGCTCGCACGAACAATGGGCGGAAGTGAATACCCGCGTGATCGAACTGGTCAACTCTCATCGCAGCACTTTAATTTTTGTCAACACACGACGCATGGCCGAGCGGGTTTCGCATCAGTTGACTGAACTGCTGGGAGAGGATCAGGTCAGTAGCCATCATGGCTCGCTCTCTGCTGATATTCGACTCGATACCGAACAGCGTCTCAAAACCGGGCAACTCAAAGCGGTTGTCGCGACTGCATCGCTCGAACTGGGGATTGACGTCGGTTACATCGATCTGGTAATCCAACTTGGCTCCCCCGATGGCATCTCCAAATTCCTGCAACGAATCGGTCGTTCCGGACATGCACTCGGGTTGACTCCGAAGGGGCGTCTGTTCGCTCTCACTCGTGATGAACTGGTCGAGTGCATGGGCTTGATCCGGGCTGTACGTTCCGGTCGGCTCGATGTGATTTGCTGCCGCAACGCCCCACTCGATGTGCTCGCCCAGCAACTGGTCGCTGAAGTCGCAGCCACAGAGTGGGAGACGGATAATCTCTTCGAATTGTTTCGCCGCGCCTGGCCGTATCAAAAATTGGAACGAAAAGACTTCGACGATGTGGTCGAATACCTCAGTGAAGGGATTACGCATCAGACAGGCCGCAGCCGGACTTATCTACATCACGATCAAATTCAGAAACGTGTCCGCCCTCGCCGCAGTGCCCGACTGGTTGCCGTCAATAATGCGGGATCTATTCCCGATATCGGCTCCTATCGCGTGGTTGCCGAACCGGAGAATGTTGTCGTCGGTTCGCTCGATGAAGATTTCGCCGTCGAGAGTCAGGCAGGCGATGTCTTTCTGTTGGGGAACACATCCTGGCGACTCAAAGGAATCCGCGGGAACGATGCCATCGTGATCGACGCGCAGGGCGCTCCGCCGAGCGTGCCGTTCTGGAGAGGAGAGTCTCCCGGGCGAACGCTCGAACTTTCCGAAGAAGTTTCCCGACTGCGGGAAGAGATGGAAGCGAAACTTATCGCCGGGGAATCGAAAGCCGACATCGCCAAATGGCTGAAAAAGGAAACGCACTGTTGTGATTTTGGTGCGGAACAAATTACGGAATACGTCGCCGCTCAAAGAGCCGCGTTGGGTTTGGTGCCGACTCACAAACGGATTGTTTTTGAACGCTTCTTCGATGAAACCGGCGGGATGCAACTGGTGGTACACGCTCCGTTTGGTAGTCGGATCACAAGGGCGTGGGGCTTTGCGATGCGAAAACGGTTCTGTCGATCGTTCGACTTCGAACTGCAGGCAACTGCTGATGACGATGGTTTCATTCTCACACTCGGTCCGCAACACAGCTTCCCGATTGAATCCCTTTTTCCGATGCTGACCGCTGCCAATGCGTACAAATTACTGGAACAGGCTCTCATCTATGTGCCAACGTTTCAACTTCGCTGGCGCTGGAACCTCAACACCGCTCTGATTGTCGAACGCCGTAAAGCCGGCAAGCGGGTTCCCCCTGCTCTGCAGCGATTTCGGTCTGACGATCTCCTCACGGCTGTTTTTCCCAAGCTGACCGGCTGTCAGGAAGAGCACGTCGGCGATCATGAAATCCCCGAGCATCCGCTCGTCAAGCAGACCATGGAAGACTGTTTCAACGAGGCGCTCAATTTTAATGAGTTGGTCAATATCCTGGGGCGAGTCGAAAAAGGAGAGATCACGTTCGTCGCCAAAGAAACCCGCGAGCCATCGCCCTTCTGTTATGAACTTCTGAATGCGAATCCGTATGCGTTTCTCGATGGAGGCGAGGCGATTGACCGCCGGGCACGAGCAGTGGGAACACGAAGGTCGGTTACTGTGGAATCGGTGAGTGATTTGAGTCGACTCGATCCACTGGCCATCGAACGCGTTCTCGAAGAAGCCTCGCCGGTCGTGCGGGATGCCGATGAATTGCACGACTATTTACTGACTCGTATTCTGTTGCCGAAGAATGAAGGCCAACTCTGGTCTGACATGATGCAGCAATTGCAGGAGCAGCATCGCGTTACGTTGATCACCGTAGAAAATCATCAATTCTACATCCCGGCTGAAAAGCTGCTCATCGCGCAAGTCCTCTGGCCAGAACTGGAGATGGAGCCAGAAGTGACTGCTCCTGAACGTGCCAAACCTCCAGCTGCCACGACCGAAGCCCGCGTCGAAATCCTGCGCGGCTGGATGGAATATCTGGGCCCGGTCACGACAAAAGAAATCACCGCTCAACTCGGGTGGACAGAGTCGCAAGCCGATGCCACTTTCGAAGCCCTTGAGGGTGAAGGCTTAGTACTACGTGGCAAGTTCCGCGAATCCTCGCAGTCTTTTTCTGAAGACAACACCGTCAACCCACCATCAGAAACGCTCAATCATCCCGAGTGGTGTCATCGCCGACTGCTGGCTCGTATTCATCGCCTCACGCTGGAAGGCTTGCGGAAGCAGATCGAGCCGGTTGATGTCGCAACTTACATGCGATTTCTGTTTCGTCATCACGGTTTTCACCCGAGTACCCGACGTGAAGGAGCAGAAGGACTTTACGAAACCATCACGCAACTGCAGGGTTTCGATTTGCCAGCCGGGTATTGGGAGCGGGATCTGCTCAAGTATCGTGTCCGCGATTATTCCTCCGCATGGCTGGATGAATTGTGTATGACGGGCGAAATCAGCTGGGGACGGTTGTATCCCAATCCGAAGCCGATTGAGGGAAAAGGGCGTCCCCTCAAAACCTTGTCGCGAAATTCTCTGATCGCACTCTTTCGGCGGGATGATGCTCATTGGCTGCTGCCGGAGCGTTCCTCGTTACCGACGGACAACCTCAGTGGAGTCGCGCAGGATCTGCTCATGGTGCTGCAACGTCAGGGAGCAATGTTCGCTGGTGATATCGAATACGCTGCTCAACTCTTACCGACACAATTAACGGATGCCCTCGGCGAATTAATATCCCGCGGCTGGATTACCTCTGATGGTTTTGCCGGGCTGAGAGGCCTAATTGGGCAATCTCGTAGTACCGGGAACGTATCCTATCCGCGAAGAATGACTGGTGGACGCCGTCCGAAAACCTTAGCGGGACGGGCAGGGCGCTGGTCGCTTTGGCGACGTGACGATGAACTGGACGATCCCGAAAAAATGCGAGGCCGCGTGGAAGCCTGGGCGTGGCAGTTGTTGCATCGCTGGGGTGTTGTTTTTCGGGATCTGCTCGAACGCGAACAGGGAGCCCCCCGCTGGTATGAACTCGTCCAATGTTATCGTCGTCTCGAAGCTCGCGGCGAAATTCGCGGCGGTCGCTTCATTCGAGGAGTCGCCGGAGAACAATACGCTTCCGCCGATACTGTCGGCCAACTTCGTAAACT